One stretch of Solenopsis invicta isolate M01_SB chromosome 16, UNIL_Sinv_3.0, whole genome shotgun sequence DNA includes these proteins:
- the LOC105203889 gene encoding DNA-directed RNA polymerase II subunit RPB1: MATSDSKAPLRTVKRVQFGIISPDEIRRMSVTDGGIRFPETMEGGRPKLGGLMDPRQGVIDRNSRCQTCAGNMTECPGHFGHIDLAKPVFHVGFITKTIKILRCVCFYCSKLLVNPHNPKIKEIVMKTKGQPRKRLAFVYDLCKSKNICEGGDEMDINKENTENQPQDRKPGHGGCGRYQPNLRRSGLDVTAEWKHVNEDSQEKKTILSAERAFEILKHIKDEESFILGMDPKFARPDWMIVTVLPVPPLSVRPAVIMYGSAKNQDDLTHKLADIIKSNNELLRNEQSGAAAHVISENIKMLQFHVATLVDNDMPGMPRAMQKSGKPLKAIKARLKGKEGRIRGNLMGKRVDFSARTVITPDPNLRIDQVGVPRSIAQNLTFPEIVTPFNIDKMQVLVRRGNSQYPGAKYIVRDNGERIDLRFHPKSSDLHLQCGYRVERHIRDGDLVIFNRQPTLHKMSMMGHRVKVLPWSTFRMNLSCTSPYNADFDGDEMNLHVPQSMETRAEVENIHVTPRQIITPQANKPVMGIVQDTLTAVRKMTKRDVFIEKEQMMNLLMFLPSWDGKMPQPCILKPKPLWTGKQLFSLIIPGNVNMIRTHSTHPDEEDDGPYKWISPGDTKVMVEHGELVMGILCKKTLGTSAGSLLHICMLELGHEVCGRFYGNIQTVINNWLLLEGHSIGIGDTIADPQTYLEIQKAIKKAKEDVIEVIQKAHNMELEPTPGNTLRQTFENQVNRILNDARDKTGGSAKKSLTEYNNLKAMVVSGSKGSNINISQVIACVGQQNVEGKRIPFGFRKRTLPHFIKDDYGPESRGFVENSYLAGLTPSEFYFHAMGGREGLIDTAVKTAETGYIQRRLIKAMESVMVHYDGTVRNSVGQLIQLRYGEDGLCGETVEFQNLPTIKVSNKAFEKKFKFDPTNERYLRRIFNEDIVREMMGSGEVISELEREWEQLNRDRTVLREIFPSGESKVVLPCNLQRMIWNVQKIFHINKRAPTDLSPMRVIQGVKNLLEKCIIVAGDDRLSKQANENATLLFQCLVRSTLCTKCVSEEFRLSSEAFEWLIGEIETRFQQAQVSPGEMVGALAAQSLGEPATQMTLNTFHFAGVSSKNVTLGVPRLKEIINISKKPKAPSLTVFLTGAAARDAEKAKNVLCRLEHTTLKKVTANTAIYYDPDPQNTVIAEDQEFVNVYYEMPDFDPTKISPWLLRIELDRKRMTDKKLTMEQIAEKINAGFGDDLNCIFNDDNAEKLVLRIRIMNSDDNKFQDTDEETVDKMEDDMFLRCIEANMLSDMTLQGIEAIGKVYMHLPQTDSKKRIVITETGEFKAIAEWLLETDGTSLMKVLSERDVDPVRTFSNDICEIFQVLGIEAVRKSVEKEMNAVLQFYGLYVNYRHLALLCDVMTAKGHLMAITRHGINRQDTGALMRCSFEETVDVLLDAASHAEVDPMRGVSENIIMGQLPRIGTGCFDLLLDAEKCKSGIEIPMAVGAGMMGTAGMFFGSVTSMSSMSPQMTPWMGATPGYGASSMSPALSSGMTPGGACFSPSGASDASGLSPAYSAYSPQPGSPGSPGPSMSPFPMSPAGAASPSYSPTSPAYLPTSPSMTPSSPNYSPTSPTYSPTSPNYSPTSPSYSPTSPSYSPTSPSYSPTSPSYSPTSPSYSPTSPSYSPTSPSYSPTSPSYSPTSPSYSPTSPSYSPTSPSYSPTSPSYSPTSPSYSPTSPSYSPTSPSYSPTSPSYSPSSPNYTPASPSYSPTSPSYSPSSPQYSPASPSYSPSSPKYSPTSPSYSPTSPSFAGTSPQYTPASPTYSPTSPTYSPTSPSYSPSSPQHTTTGSTRYSPSSPNYSPTSPTYSPTSPQYSPSSTKYSPTSPTYTPTSPSYSPTSPTYSPPVPGYSPTSPTYSPASPAYETDE, from the exons ATGGCGACGTCCGATTCGAAAGCACCTCTGCGGACGGTGAAACGCGTCCAGTTTGGCATTATTTCGCCAGACGAGATA CGTCGTATGTCAGTCACTGATGGCGGCATACGGTTTCCTGAAACTATGGAAGGTGGCCGCCCTAAACTGGGTGGCCTCATGGATCCAAGACAAGGTGTCATCGACAGGAATTCCAGGTGTCAGACTTGTGCTGGCAATATGACAGAATGCCCTGGTCACTTTGGTCATATAGATCTAGCAAAACCAGTCTTTCATGTAGGATTCATTacgaaaactataaaaatattaagatgcGTCTGTTTCTACTGCTCCAAACTGCTTGTTAACCCa CATAACCCAAAGATTAAAGAAATTGTTATGAAGACAAAGGGCCAACCACGAAAGCGACTCGCATTTGtttatgatttatgtaaaagcaaaaatatttgcgaaggCGGAGATGAAATGGATATTAATAAGGAGAATACGGAGAACCAGCCGCAAGACAGAAAACCAGGCCATGGTGGTTGCGGTAGATATCAACCTAATCTCAGACGATCCGGTTTGGACGTCACTGCGGAGTGGAAACATGTGAACGAGGATTCGCAAGAGAAGAAAACGATTCTCTCGGCCGAGAGGGCTTTTGAAATCTTGAAGCACATTAAGGACGAGGAGTCTTTTATCTTGGGTATGGATCCGAAATTTGCTCGACCAGATTGGATGATAGTCACTGTGCTGCCGGTGCCACCGTTGTCCGTCAGACCTGCGGTCATCATGTATGGTTCCGCCAAGAATCAGGACGACCTGACGCACAAACTGGCAgacattataaaatcaaataacgAGTTACTACGAAACGAACAGTCTGGCGCGGCGGCGCATGTGATTTCTGAGAATATAAAGATGCTGCAGTTCCACGTAGCGACGCTCGTCGACAACGACATGCCCGGCATGCCCCGGGCAATGCAAAAATCTGGCAAACCGCTCAAGGCGATCAAGGCTCGGCTGAAGGGAAAAGAAGGCAGGATTCGTGGAAATCTGATGGGTAAACGCGTGGACTTCTCCGCGCGTACCGTTATCACGCCGGATCCCAATCTACGTATCGATCAAGTAGGCGTACCACGCAGTATTGCGCAAAATTTGACGTTTCCTGAGATCGTAACACCCTTCAACATCGACAAGATGCAGGTTCTGGTCAGGCGTGGCAATTCGCAGTATCCCGGCGCAAAGTACATAGTTCGCGACAACGGCGAGAGGATTGATCTGCGTTTCCATCCCAAGTCTTCGGATCTGCATCTGCAATGCGGCTACCGAGTGGAACGACATATTCGCGACGGCGATCTCGTCATCTTCAATCGTCAGCCCACCCTTCACAAGATGAGTATGATGGGCCATCGCGTCAAGGTGCTTCCTTGGAGTACATTCCGTATGAATCTAAGCTGCACGTCACCTTATAATGCTGATTTCGATGGCGACGAAATGAATCTACATGTGCCACAATCGATGGAGACCCGCGCGGAAGTCGAGAACATTCATGTAACACCGCGACAGATTATCACTCCACAGGCGAACAAGCCAGTCATGGGAATTGTACAAGACACTCTAACAGCAGTTAGGAAGATGACTAAGCGCGACGTATTTATCGAAAAAGAGCAAATGATGAATCTACTAATGTTCCTACCCAGTTGGGATGGCAAGATGCCACAGCCATGTATTCTGAAGCCAAAACCGCTATGGACCGGCAAGCAGCTATTCTCTCTCATCATACCAGGTAACGTGAATATGATACGGACGCACAGTACGCATCCCGATGAGGAGGACGACGGTCCGTACAAATGGATCTCACCGGGTGACACCAAGGTAATGGTGGAACATGGAGAACTTGTAATGGGTATTCTCTGCAAAAAGACTTTGGGTACTTCCGCCGGTTCTTTGCTTCATATTTGTATGCTCGAACTGGGCCACGAGGTATGCGGACGCTTCTATGGCAATATTCAGACCGTCATTAATAATTGGCTATTACTGGAGGGACATTCGATTGGTATTGGCGACACTATTGCCGATCCCCAAACATATTTAGAAATCCAGAAGGCAATCAAGAAAGCCAAAGAGGACGTGATAGAGGTGATCCAGAAGGCACATAACATGGAACTCGAACCTACGCCTGGCAACACACTTCGTCAGACTTTCGAGAATCAGGTGAACAGGATATTGAACGATGCCAGAGACAAGACCGGAGGCTCAGCCAAGAAGTCTttaacagaatacaataatttgAAGGCTATGGTGGTGTCGGGCTCGAAAGGCTCTAATATCAACATCTCTCAGGTCATCGCTTGTGTAGGCCAGCAGAACGTTGAGGGTAAGCGCATACCCTTCGGCTTTCGCAAAAGAACGCTGCCGCATTTCATTAAGGATGACTACGGACCAGAGTCCCGCGGTTTTGTCGAAAATTCATATCTCGCTGGTCTCACGCCGTCCGAATTCTATTTCCACGCAATGGGTGGGCGTGAAGGTCTTATCGATACCGCCGTAAAGACGGCCGAAACCGGTTACATTCAGCGTCGTTTGATAAAGGCTATGGAATCTGTAATGGTACACTATGACGGCACCGTGCGTAATTCCGTCGGTCAGCTGATTCAGCTGCGTTATGGAGAGGACGGTCTCTGCGGCGAGACCGTTGAGTTCCAGAATCTGCCAACGATCAAGGTGAGCAACAAGGCTTTCGAGAAGAAGTTCAAGTTTGATCCGACCAACGAGCGATATCTGCGGCGTATATTCAACGAGGACATTGTCCGGGAGATGATGGGTTCCGGAGAGGTGATATCCGAATTGGAAAGAGAATGGGAACAGTTGAACAGGGATCGCACTGTACTCCGGGAGATATTCCCGAGCGGCGAATCCAAGGTTGTGCTGCCCTGTAATCTGCAGAGAATGATTTGGAACGTGCAGAAGATATTCCACATCAATAAGCGAGCGCCGACCGATCTCAGTCCCATGAGGGTGATTCAAGGTGTAAAGAACCTTCTGGAGAAGTGTATCATTGTCGCCGGAGACGACAGACTGAGCAAACAGGCGAACGAGAATGCGACATTGCTATTTCAGTGTTTAGTGAGGTCGACCTTATGCACCAAGTGCGTTTCTGAAGAGTTCAGGCTGTCTAGCGAAGCCTTTGAATGGCTGATTGGAGAAATCGAAACGAGATTCCAGCAGGCTCAAGTATCCCCAGGTGAGATGGTCGGTGCGTTGGCGGCTCAGTCTCTCGGTGAGCCTGCCACTCAGATGACCCTGAACACTTTCCACTTTGCTGGTGTGTCATCAAAGAACGTGACACTCGGTGTGCCCAGATTAAAGGAAATCATTAACATCAGTAAGAAACCGAAAGCGCCGTCTCTCACGGTGTTCCTGACGGGCGCAGCCGCACGTGACGCTGAGAAGGCGAAGAACGTGCTTTGTCGACTGGAGCACACGACGTTGAAAAAGGTGACGGCGAACACGGCGATATATTACGATCCGGATCCGCAAAACACAGTGATCGCGGAGGATCAGGAGTTCGTCAACGTTTACTATGAGATGCCTGACTTTGACCCCACGAAAATATCACCGTGGTTGTTGCGAATCGAACTGGACAGGAAACGGATGACCGACAAGAAGCTGACGATGGAACAGATCGCGGAAAAGATCAACGCCGGCTTCGGCGACGATCTTAATTGTATATTCAATGACGACAATGCTGAGAAGTTGGTACTACGTATTAGAATAATGAACAGCGACGATAACAAGTTCCAAGACACTGATGAGGAGACTGTAGACAAGATGGAAGACGATATGTTCCTTCGGTGTATCGAAGCTAACATGCTTAGTGACATGACTCTGCAG GGTATTGAAGCTATCGGAAAGGTTTACATGCATTTGCCACAAACTGATTCCAAGAAGCGCATTGTTATCACAGAAACCGGCGAATTTAAAGCCATCGCGGAATGGCTTTTGGAAACCGACGGTACGAGCTTGATGAAGGTATTGAGCGAGAGAGACGTGGATCCCGTGCGAACGTTCAGCAATGATATTTGCGAGATATTCCAAGTGCTCGGCATCGAAGCCGTGCGAAAGTCGGTGGAGAAGGAAATGAACGCGGTATTGCAGTTCTACGGTCTTTACGTGAATTATCGACATCTCGCTTTACTTTGCGATGTCATGACAGCGAAGGGTCATCTCATGGCTATAACACGTCACGGAATCAATAGACAAGACACCGGTGCTTTGATGAG atgttCCTTCGAAGAAACGGTTGATGTGTTACTGGATGCCGCATCTCATGCAGAAGTAGATCCAATGAGAGGAgtatctgaaaatattataatgggACAACTTCCACGAATTGGAACAG GATGCTTTGATCTGTTACTGGACGCGGAAAAGTGCAAATCTGGAATCGAGATTCCTATGGCGGTTGGCGCGGGCATGATGGGAACAGCGGGAATGTTCTTCGGCAGCGTAACTAGCATGTCCAGCATGAGTCCTCAAATGACTCCTTGGATGGGAGCTACACCTGGCTATGGTGCATCAAGTATGTCGCCAG CATTGAGCAGCGGTATGACACCAGGTGGTGCGTGCTTCTCACCATCGGGCGCATCAGATGCATCGGGCTTATCACCAGCATACTCGGCTTATTCACCACAACCCGGAAGTCCTGGTAGTCCAGGCCCAAGTATGAGTCCATTCCCAATGTCACCGGCTGGTGCAGCATCGCCCAGTTACTCTCCAACGTCACCGGCATATCTGCCCACATCACCCAGCATGACGCCCTCGAGTCCAAATTATTCGCCTACAAGTCCAACGTATTCGCCAACCAGCCCGAATTATTCGCCCACTTCTCCGAGTTATTCACCGACGAGTCCGAGTTACTCGCCCACTTCTCCAAGTTATTCACCAACCAGCCCAAGCTATTCGCCTACTTCGCCAAGTTATTCACCAACCAGCCCAAGCTATTCGCCTACATCGCCGAGCTACTCACCAACCAGCCCAAGCTATTCGCCGACATCGCCGAGCTATTCACCAACTTCGCCGAGTTATTCACCAACGAGCCCGAGTTACTCGCCAACTTCGCCGAGTTACTCCCCTACAAGTCCAAGTTACTCGCCAACAAGTCCAAGTTACTCACCTACAAGCCCAAGTTATTCACCAACTTCGCCGAGCTATTCACCAAGCTCGCCTAACTACACACCTGCTTCGCCCTCGTATTCGCCTACTTCACCCAGTTATTCACCGAGCTCGCCGCAATATTCGCCGGCGAGTCCAAGCTATTCCCCTAGCAGTCCCAAATATTCACCGACAAGCCCGAGTTATTCTCCTACCTCTCCGTCATTTGCCGGTACATCACCGCAATATACGCCTGCGAGTCCCACGTACTCACCGACCAGCCCGACATATTCGCCTACAAGCCCGTCGTACTCGCCGAGCTCGCCGCAACATACCACAACTGGCAGCACTCGGTATTCACCCAGCAGCCCGAACTATTCTCCTACCAGTCCAACGTATTCGCCCACAAGTCCACAGTACTCGCCGTCAAGCACCAAATATTCGCCCACAAGTCCCACTTATACGCCTACAAGCCCTAGTTACTCTCCAACGAGTCCGACGTATTCACCGCCTGTACCAGGATATTCTCCCACGAGTCCCACATATTCGCCGGCGTCGCCTGCTTACGAAAccgatgaataa
- the LOC105203898 gene encoding ER lumen protein-retaining receptor, protein MNIFRLLGDLSHLLAIIVLLLKIWKTRSCAGISGKSQILFAIVYTSRYLDLFTTYISAYNTFMKIVFIATSLATVFLMYVKFKATYDHNHDTFRIEFLILPAFVLALLINHEFSFVEVLWTFSIYLESVAILPQLFLVSKTGEAESITSHYLFALGSYRGLYLFNWVYRYYAEDHYDLIAIVAGLVQTVLYCDFFYLYITKVLKGKKLQLPA, encoded by the exons ATGAATATATTCCGACTACTGGGCGATTTGTCGCACCTTTTAGCCATTATCGTACTACTCCTCAAGATATGGAAGACACGGAGCTGCGCCG GTATCAGCGGCAAGTCGCAGATCCTCTTCGCGATTGTTTACACCTCCCGTTACCTAGACCTGTTCACCACATACATCTCGGCGTACAACACGTTCATGAAGATCGTATTCATTGCCACGTCCCTCGCTACGGTCTTTTTGATGTACGTCAAGTTCAAAGCAACATACGATCATAATCACGATACGTTCAG GATCGAGTTTCTGATCTTACCCGCGTTTGTTCTGGCATTGTTAATCAATCATGAGTTTTCCTTCGTCGAGGTCCTGTGGACATTCAGCATTTACCTAGAATCAGTGGCAATACTACCGCAGTTGTTCCTGGTCTCAAAAACAGGTGAGGCGGAAAGCATCACCAGTCACTACCTGTTTGCATTAGGATCGTATAGAGGCCTGTATCTGTTCAACTGGGTCTACCGCTACTATGCCGAGGATCACTACGACTTGATCGCTATAGTCGCCGGATTGGTGCAGACAGTTCTCTATTGTGACTTTTTCTACCTCTATATTACCAAAGTACTCAAAGGCAAGAAGCTACAACTACCTGCTTAG
- the LOC105203916 gene encoding DNA polymerase subunit gamma-2, mitochondrial: MMNLEAVLKAIGPHFLNLSERMFAYGPPGKLLLKNLEEHWFAHCVTMPHYNVFLCDTIADTLQLLRSNSMDDVLPFALATLATSKSPWNEALLSTTGKIPSHRTAKINVFVDASDAKSLLHKKQRERKVWWRKLAQHPSRFVLAEAKKTRGLDVTEIEARFPFGNIIVETITHYPSVRKLYPQAENNKDNATDVHMVEHVASLDWGCLALLCDSHMSDKSTRADIHPKLSPYKITFCIGKQESETDSDVEDLNRFVLYLSNMLRTRGIPTILTNTEQIIEMCLIPYVVSVDKTSLKNGIVHVKNRSTTLSEAVHITDLVKYISLRSS, translated from the exons ATGATGAATCTGGAGGCTGTGTTGAAGGCCATCGGTCCGCACTTCCTCAATCTGTCAGAGCGGATGTTCGCGTACGGGCCCCCTGGTAAGCTGCTGCTGAAGAACCTCGAGGAGCATTGGTTTGCGCACTGCGTCACGATGCCGCATTACAACGTCTTCCTGTGCGACACGATCGCAGACACGCTACAGCTGCTACGAAGCAACTCGATGGATGACGTGTTGCCGTTCGCGCTCGCCACTCTCGCAACGTCCAAGAGTCCATGGAATGAAGCCCTGCTGTCGACAACCGGCAAGATACCGTCCCACAGAACTGCCAAGATCAACGTGTTCGTCGATGCGTCGGACGCGAAGAGTCTGCTGCACAAGAAGCAGAGAGAGCGCAAGGTGTGGTGGCGCAAACTCGCCCAGCACCCCTCGAGATTCGTGCTCGCCGAGGCGAAGAAAACGAGGGGTCTCGACGTGACGGAGATAGAGGCGCGGTTTCCCTTTGGCAATATCATCGTCGAGACGATAACTCATTATCCTAGCGTGCGCAAGTTGTATCCTCAg GccgaaaataataaagataatgctACGGACGTGCATATGGTTGAACATGTCGCTTCCCTGGACTGGGGCTGCCTGGCATTACTCTGCGACAGCCACATGTCAGACAAGTCAACTAGAGCGGATATTCATCCCAAGTTATCCCCATACAAAATCACGTTTTGCATTGGAAAACAGGAGAGCGAGACTGATTCGGATGTCGAAGACTTAAATCGTTTTGTGCTATATTTAAGCAATATGCTTAGGACAAGAGGAATCCCTACTATACTAACGAATACAGAACAAATCATAGAAATGTGCCTGATACCATACGTCGTGTCGGTGGATAAGACTAGTCTTAAGAATGGCATTGTACATGTAAAAAATCGCTCGACGACTCTTAGCGAGGCGGTACACATTACCGACCTGGTAAAGTATATTAGTTTGCGCTCTTCTTAA
- the LOC105203905 gene encoding glutamyl-tRNA(Gln) amidotransferase subunit C, mitochondrial isoform X2, translating into MALLRRIRPAYKFFGEQQQQHHQKPESNNEVRVNDVNCDSRSGGQHSKKPAIDEATIKRIERLALVGFEYEQSKRVLEEAVAFAERLQTARIDETVRPMYSTLENDCIHLRDDVVRHNVDRREILRNAYVLEEEYFVAPLATNKEKEKESEPK; encoded by the exons ATGGCCTTGCTGCGACGAATCCGGCCAGCATACAAATTCTTCGGCGAG cagcagcaacaacatcATCAGAAACCAGAGAGCAATAACGAGGTGAGGGTTAACGACGTTAACTGCGACAGTCGGTCGGGCGGTCAGCATAGCAAGAAACCTGCCATCGACGAGGCAACGATCAAGAGGATTGAGAGGTTGGCACTAGTCGGCTTCGAGTACGAGCAGAGTAAACGGGTGCTGGAGGAGGCGGTGGCGTTCGCCGAGCGGCTACAGACGGCCCGGATCGACGAGACGGTGCGTCCGATGTACAGCACCCTGGAGAACGATTGCATTCACCTTAGGGACGACGTGGTGCGACACAACGTCGATCGGCGCGAGATACTGAGGAACGCCTACGTGCTGGAGGAGGAATATTTCGTCGCGCCCTTAGCGACGAACAAGGAAAAGGAAAAGGAGAGCGAGCCGAAATGA
- the LOC105203905 gene encoding glutamyl-tRNA(Gln) amidotransferase subunit C, mitochondrial isoform X1, whose product MALLRRIRPAYKFFGEVIIFPYRSNVFITSFKTFCSSTVFAKQQQQQHHQKPESNNEVRVNDVNCDSRSGGQHSKKPAIDEATIKRIERLALVGFEYEQSKRVLEEAVAFAERLQTARIDETVRPMYSTLENDCIHLRDDVVRHNVDRREILRNAYVLEEEYFVAPLATNKEKEKESEPK is encoded by the coding sequence ATGGCCTTGCTGCGACGAATCCGGCCAGCATACAAATTCTTCGGCGAGGTTATTATCTTCCCTTATCGAAGTAACGTCTTTATTACGTCTTTCAAAACGTTCTGTTCCTCAACGGTGTTCGCaaaacagcagcagcaacaacatcATCAGAAACCAGAGAGCAATAACGAGGTGAGGGTTAACGACGTTAACTGCGACAGTCGGTCGGGCGGTCAGCATAGCAAGAAACCTGCCATCGACGAGGCAACGATCAAGAGGATTGAGAGGTTGGCACTAGTCGGCTTCGAGTACGAGCAGAGTAAACGGGTGCTGGAGGAGGCGGTGGCGTTCGCCGAGCGGCTACAGACGGCCCGGATCGACGAGACGGTGCGTCCGATGTACAGCACCCTGGAGAACGATTGCATTCACCTTAGGGACGACGTGGTGCGACACAACGTCGATCGGCGCGAGATACTGAGGAACGCCTACGTGCTGGAGGAGGAATATTTCGTCGCGCCCTTAGCGACGAACAAGGAAAAGGAAAAGGAGAGCGAGCCGAAATGA